Proteins co-encoded in one Cytophaga hutchinsonii ATCC 33406 genomic window:
- a CDS encoding alpha/beta fold hydrolase → MATHGYNLTATVNNMNVAYDDLGEGTTPVIFLHGFPFNRTMWKEQLEALQSETRVIACDLRGFGKSEDETSFLSIDQFADDLIGFMDALRIEKAIICGLSMGGYIALNAVNRFKNRFEALILCDTQCYSDTAEAKQKRYASMDEISTNGISAFNEPFLKSVCAAKTLETKPEVIEALREMVYSTSEHSLTMGLTALAERHETCSILSTIDMPALIICGSEDAVTPPEKSEYLHEQIYGSVLRIIDEAGHVSNLEQPELFNTHILHFIHALDTIHVEKQVSIKK, encoded by the coding sequence ATGGCAACGCACGGATATAATTTAACAGCTACTGTCAACAACATGAATGTTGCTTATGATGATCTGGGAGAAGGAACTACTCCGGTCATTTTTTTACATGGTTTCCCTTTCAACAGAACAATGTGGAAAGAACAGCTTGAGGCACTTCAATCAGAAACACGCGTTATTGCTTGTGACCTGAGGGGTTTTGGCAAATCTGAAGATGAAACTTCTTTTTTAAGCATCGACCAGTTTGCAGATGACCTGATCGGTTTTATGGATGCCTTGCGCATTGAGAAAGCCATCATCTGTGGGTTATCCATGGGCGGTTACATTGCGTTGAATGCTGTAAACAGATTTAAAAACCGTTTCGAAGCATTGATTTTATGCGATACGCAATGTTATTCGGATACTGCCGAAGCAAAACAAAAAAGATATGCCTCTATGGATGAAATTTCTACAAACGGTATAAGTGCTTTCAATGAACCTTTCCTGAAAAGTGTATGCGCTGCAAAAACGCTGGAAACAAAACCCGAAGTTATAGAAGCTTTGCGCGAGATGGTTTATTCAACCTCTGAACATAGCCTTACCATGGGTTTAACAGCGCTGGCTGAAAGACATGAAACCTGTTCAATCTTAAGTACCATTGATATGCCTGCGCTTATTATCTGTGGAAGTGAGGATGCAGTAACGCCTCCTGAAAAATCGGAATATCTGCACGAACAGATTTACGGATCGGTGCTGCGTATAATTGACGAAGCCGGACACGTATCTAATCTTGAACAACCGGAACTATTCAATACACACATCCTGCATTTTATTCATGCCTTAGATACCATTCATGTTGAAAAACAGGTCAGCATTAAGAAGTAA
- a CDS encoding MerR family transcriptional regulator: MIHYSVKKLAQISGVSIRTLHHYDKIGLLKPSVRTEARYRMYGEPELIRLQQILFYKELDFSLQKIAAIMDDPDFNTIDALESHRILMQSRADRISQLLTTIDKTILKLKGKIMLTDKELYAGLSTEKTESYRTHISDAYGADTLQRSENSLKQLGKSAFVQLKKDFADLYTKLAAQRKENPESVQVQELIAEHYKIIRMFWGTAGTEDAQYNTYKGLGELYVSNPLYAQVDGKPDEAFARFMKASMYFFVASKLNQS, encoded by the coding sequence ATGATACACTATTCAGTTAAAAAACTTGCTCAGATTTCCGGTGTCAGCATCCGTACGCTGCACCATTATGATAAGATCGGATTGCTTAAACCATCCGTACGTACAGAGGCCAGGTACCGTATGTATGGGGAGCCAGAGTTGATACGGCTTCAGCAGATTTTGTTTTATAAAGAGCTTGATTTTTCACTTCAAAAAATTGCAGCGATTATGGATGATCCGGATTTTAATACAATCGATGCGCTGGAAAGTCATCGGATTTTGATGCAATCCAGAGCAGACAGGATCTCACAGCTGCTTACAACCATTGATAAAACAATTCTGAAACTAAAAGGAAAGATTATGTTAACCGATAAAGAATTATATGCGGGCCTTTCAACGGAAAAGACTGAAAGCTATCGCACACATATTTCAGATGCGTATGGAGCAGATACATTGCAGCGCTCAGAAAACAGCCTGAAACAACTGGGTAAGTCTGCCTTCGTACAGTTAAAAAAAGACTTTGCAGATTTGTATACAAAACTAGCGGCACAACGGAAAGAGAATCCTGAAAGTGTACAGGTGCAGGAACTGATTGCGGAGCATTATAAGATAATACGTATGTTCTGGGGAACAGCCGGAACGGAAGATGCACAGTACAATACATATAAAGGGCTGGGGGAATTGTATGTAAGCAATCCGTTGTATGCGCAGGTGGATGGTAAACCTGATGAAGCTTTTGCCCGTTTTATGAAAGCATCCATGTATTTCTTCGTTGCATCAAAATTAAATCAGTCATAA
- a CDS encoding sensor histidine kinase: MEIAAIPANEAQRLEALRAYSILDTLPEKDFEDITKIASEICQTPISMITLIDAERQWFKSKIGINDTETHRDYAFCAHALNKPDDILNVTDSREDNRFSDNPYVTGDPNVVFYAGVPLVNEDGYALGTICVIDNTPRELNEMQLNSLRALSNQVVKLFELRKANRLLIETQQEIRNRNKDLEQFGYVISHDIKSPLRNIISLAGILKKSLSGKIDTYEAEVIEHLLNTSVRLKSLIDGIIAHYMDINIDTLNKKNIQVTAFLEDTIALIDPRKEHTITHQSDVELIVTNEVALKQIVINLITNAIKYNDKDHVRIEISVTARNDYYEWAISDNGQGIDKAQFDKIFETFSTLGTKDRFNNSGTGIGLSTVKNLVGKLGGFIRVDSKVGSGSVFTFSIKK; the protein is encoded by the coding sequence ATGGAGATTGCAGCAATTCCCGCTAATGAAGCACAGCGCCTGGAGGCATTGAGAGCCTATTCTATTCTGGATACCTTACCTGAAAAGGATTTTGAAGATATAACAAAAATTGCTTCAGAAATCTGTCAGACACCGATTTCCATGATTACCCTGATTGATGCAGAAAGGCAATGGTTTAAATCCAAAATAGGTATTAATGATACGGAAACACACCGGGATTATGCTTTTTGTGCACACGCGCTGAATAAGCCGGATGATATATTGAATGTAACGGATTCAAGAGAAGATAACCGTTTTTCAGATAATCCTTATGTGACAGGAGATCCGAATGTAGTGTTTTATGCGGGTGTACCGCTTGTGAATGAAGACGGTTATGCGCTTGGTACCATTTGCGTAATTGATAATACACCACGGGAACTGAATGAAATGCAGCTGAACTCGCTGCGTGCATTATCCAATCAGGTTGTAAAGCTTTTTGAACTACGGAAAGCAAACCGTCTGCTTATAGAAACTCAGCAGGAAATACGCAATCGAAATAAAGATCTGGAACAATTCGGATATGTGATTTCACACGATATAAAATCACCGCTGCGGAATATTATTTCGCTGGCAGGCATTTTAAAAAAGAGTCTGTCTGGAAAGATAGATACGTACGAAGCAGAAGTGATTGAGCATTTGCTTAATACATCGGTTCGACTGAAATCACTGATTGATGGTATCATTGCACATTACATGGATATTAATATTGATACACTGAATAAAAAAAATATTCAGGTAACTGCTTTTCTGGAAGATACAATAGCCTTGATTGATCCGCGTAAAGAACATACAATTACCCATCAATCCGACGTGGAACTAATCGTAACAAATGAAGTTGCCTTAAAGCAGATCGTAATTAACCTGATTACCAATGCCATTAAATACAATGATAAAGACCATGTGCGTATTGAAATAAGCGTAACTGCCCGGAACGATTATTATGAATGGGCCATTTCTGATAACGGCCAGGGGATTGATAAAGCTCAGTTCGATAAAATATTTGAAACATTCAGTACATTAGGTACAAAAGATCGCTTCAATAATTCCGGAACAGGTATTGGTTTGTCTACCGTTAAAAATTTAGTCGGAAAGCTTGGTGGATTTATCCGTGTGGATTCTAAGGTTGGTTCCGGCTCGGTATTTACATTCAGTATTAAAAAATAA
- a CDS encoding oxygenase MpaB family protein, translated as MSLTRIQYPSPGFSQHWKEPAGKNMLKKISVLPTAADITNFNTLYMSCDTQADQVVVDLFEGLGHKKGHAILHALLEHGPDAVPEMPDSLRTLYTGSLNVPAWVDEKLLQAGAACCQRAGLFSLVTLRNYSLMGGYESAAINKPLIFTGALKAGPAKRLSDTLAFWVDVTGTDAMKPAAVGFNAAIRVRIIHAMARHYTRKSPGWSDEQWGIPVNHGDMVATYLGFSLVFLEGLYMQGFRPSSQEVSGIFHLWKYIGYLLGIPHQLLPDTEEQAIQTLYKWTMTQPPADADTIALAHALMHAPLTATFPEKNWQKKLLVRIYLGFNYYYLGRHACRRMALPSTCFKFLPYLSACINRMNEYRIGSSEKRRERAIKKGRKAQVEVTDAFLKSTGFGKSVQK; from the coding sequence ATGTCATTGACCAGAATTCAATATCCTTCTCCGGGTTTTTCACAGCACTGGAAAGAACCCGCAGGTAAAAATATGCTGAAGAAAATATCTGTTCTTCCAACAGCAGCAGATATAACAAATTTCAATACGCTTTATATGAGCTGTGATACGCAGGCAGATCAGGTAGTCGTTGATCTGTTTGAAGGATTGGGTCATAAGAAAGGCCACGCCATTCTGCATGCATTATTGGAACACGGTCCGGATGCCGTGCCGGAGATGCCGGATTCGTTACGGACATTATACACTGGCTCATTAAATGTTCCTGCCTGGGTAGACGAAAAGCTGTTACAGGCAGGAGCAGCATGCTGTCAGCGCGCTGGCCTTTTCAGTCTGGTTACCCTGCGTAACTATTCGCTTATGGGCGGATATGAATCTGCTGCCATCAACAAACCCCTGATCTTTACAGGAGCCTTAAAAGCAGGTCCTGCGAAGCGTCTTTCCGATACGCTCGCCTTTTGGGTAGATGTAACAGGCACGGATGCCATGAAACCTGCGGCTGTAGGTTTTAATGCAGCCATACGTGTACGCATTATCCATGCAATGGCTCGTCATTACACACGTAAGTCGCCCGGATGGAGCGATGAACAATGGGGCATTCCTGTGAATCATGGTGATATGGTAGCCACCTATCTTGGTTTTTCACTGGTTTTTCTGGAAGGATTGTATATGCAGGGATTCAGACCATCGTCACAAGAGGTAAGCGGCATTTTTCATTTATGGAAATATATCGGATACCTGCTCGGTATCCCGCATCAGCTGTTGCCCGATACAGAAGAGCAGGCTATTCAGACACTCTATAAATGGACAATGACACAACCACCTGCAGATGCCGATACAATAGCACTGGCACATGCATTGATGCATGCACCGCTTACAGCAACTTTTCCTGAAAAGAACTGGCAGAAGAAGCTGCTTGTCAGAATCTACCTGGGTTTTAATTATTATTACCTTGGCCGTCATGCCTGCAGGCGCATGGCATTACCTTCCACCTGCTTTAAATTTTTACCGTATCTTTCTGCATGCATCAACCGTATGAATGAATACCGCATAGGATCTTCTGAAAAAAGAAGAGAGCGGGCAATAAAAAAAGGAAGAAAAGCACAGGTAGAAGTAACAGATGCTTTCTTAAAATCAACAGGCTTTGGAAAGTCCGTACAGAAATAA